From a single Alloactinosynnema sp. L-07 genomic region:
- a CDS encoding MATE family efflux transporter: MSDLRQVARLALPALPVLAAEPLYLLVDTAVVGHLGATELGALGVGAIVLAQLSTQLTFLSYGTTARAARLHGAGRREDAVGEGVQATWLALVVGLLIVGVGNLLARPVATALAGPGELADAATGWLRIALFGVPMILVTLAGNGWMRGVQDTRRPLRYVLAGNGVSAVLCPVLVYGAGMGLNGSAVANVVGQVVAGALFLRALLAERVDRRPRPKIVRAQLVLGRDLILRSLAFQACFLSAAAVAARTSVGAVGAHQVVLQLWTFLALVLDSLAIAAQALVGAALGSGDDARAKVLAKKITGYGLAFGVALGVVFAALAQVLPRAFTQDSVVLQEIPHAWWFFVAMQPIAGVVFALDGVLLGAGDAKFLRTATLASAIGGFLPLVWLSQVFGWGLVGIWTGLSLFMLIRLATVLGRLRDGRWAVTGTVHMGL; this comes from the coding sequence GCCACCTGGGCGCCACCGAGCTTGGTGCGCTCGGGGTGGGGGCGATCGTGCTCGCGCAGCTCTCGACGCAGTTGACCTTTCTCTCCTACGGCACCACCGCCCGCGCCGCCCGGCTGCATGGGGCGGGCCGTCGCGAGGACGCGGTCGGGGAGGGTGTTCAGGCGACCTGGTTGGCGCTCGTGGTCGGGCTCCTCATCGTCGGCGTCGGGAATCTGCTGGCCAGGCCGGTAGCGACAGCGCTGGCCGGGCCCGGAGAACTTGCCGACGCGGCGACCGGGTGGTTGCGGATCGCGTTGTTCGGGGTGCCGATGATCTTGGTGACCCTGGCGGGCAACGGATGGATGCGCGGCGTCCAGGACACGCGTCGGCCGCTGCGGTATGTCCTCGCGGGCAACGGCGTGTCGGCCGTCCTGTGTCCGGTCCTGGTCTACGGCGCCGGGATGGGACTCAACGGGTCGGCGGTCGCCAACGTCGTCGGGCAGGTCGTCGCCGGGGCGCTGTTCCTCCGCGCGCTTCTCGCCGAGCGGGTCGACCGCAGGCCGCGGCCCAAGATCGTGCGGGCGCAGCTGGTCCTCGGTCGCGATCTCATCCTGCGCAGCCTCGCCTTCCAAGCCTGTTTCCTCTCCGCCGCCGCGGTGGCCGCGCGCACGTCGGTCGGCGCGGTCGGCGCGCACCAGGTCGTCCTTCAGCTCTGGACGTTTCTTGCGCTTGTCCTCGACTCGCTGGCGATCGCCGCGCAGGCGCTCGTCGGTGCCGCCCTGGGGTCCGGTGACGACGCGCGGGCCAAGGTGCTCGCCAAGAAGATCACCGGATACGGGCTGGCGTTCGGCGTGGCGCTCGGCGTCGTGTTCGCGGCGCTGGCGCAGGTCCTGCCGCGGGCGTTCACCCAGGATTCCGTTGTCCTGCAAGAGATCCCGCACGCCTGGTGGTTCTTCGTCGCGATGCAACCCATAGCGGGCGTGGTGTTCGCCCTCGACGGTGTCCTGCTTGGCGCGGGTGACGCGAAGTTCCTCCGGACCGCGACGCTGGCGTCGGCGATCGGCGGATTCCTCCCGCTGGTGTGGCTTTCCCAGGTGTTCGGCTGGGGTCTGGTGGGCATCTGGACCGGGCTGAGCCTGTTCATGCTGATCCGCCTCGCCACCGTCCTTGGCCGCCTGCGCGACGGGCGGTGGGCGGTCACCGGGACCGTCCACATGGGACTGTGA